The nucleotide window ACTGCTTGCGCCAGGAGGAATAGAGGTTGATTACCCTCTGCGCCCCCCAATCTGTGTCCATCTGCAGGTATAGTACCGGGTCGGTGGTGGCGATGCCCCTCGGGCATCCCCTGCCAGATTCGCAGTTGCCGCAGCGTACGCAGCCCATGGCGACCAGTTCCGCCGTTCCGATGACCACGCCGTCCGCCCCCAGGGCGATGGCCTTGGCCACGTCCATGGCGGTACGCATGCCCCCGCTGGCGATGAGGGTGACGTCCTCTCGCACCCCCTCGTTCGTCAGGAACTTGTGCACTTTAGGTATGGCGTATTCTATCGGCATGGCGATGTTCTTCTTGGCGATCTCCGGCGCTGCGCCGGTACCGCCGTACCCTCCGTCCAAATGCACGATGTGAGCGCCAGCGTAATAGGAGCCGATGGCCACCATCTCCACGTCGTTGGGCGTGGACACTTTCACCGACAACAGCGCCCGGGGGTTGATGGACGCTATCCAGTCAAGGTGTTTCTTGTGATCCTCCACCGAGTATACGCTGTGGAAGGGGAAGGGGGAGAACAAGGAAGTGTTGGGCACTGCCTCCCTCATCTTGGCCACCAGCGGGGTGTTCTTATCGCCCAGCAAATGACCTCCCAGTCCCGGTTTCGCGCCTTGTGCGTACTTGAACTCCACGATGGGAGCGCGCATGACGGTCTCCTCGCGTACGCCGAAAAGCCCGGTGGCGATCTGGGTCACGACGTGGTCCTTGTATGGAACGAGCTCCGCCGGGTACCCGCCCTCACCGCTGCAGGTATAGGTGCCCCAGGCCTGAGCGGCCTTGGCCCTAGCCACCATGGTGTGCAAGGAAACGGAACCATAGGACATGCCTCCGCCGTAAACCGGTATGGCGATACGCCGTCTATCCCCGTCCTTCTTCCGGTTCAGGTCGATGGCCGTACTGAACTCGTGATAGTCCACCTTATCCGGAACCTCTCCCAGCTTGAAATGCAGATGATCGAAGCCTCCACCGGCGGTACCGGTGTTGCCCGGATGGTCAAGCGGCAGCGCCTCCCCCGTCTCGGCCATGTGCCACGTCGCCAGGATCATATCGGTGGTCCAGCGGACATCACCTAGGGCGCTGAAGGTCTCGCTGTTGCGCACGCTCAATGAAGAGGTGGGGCAGTGGGTGACGCAGTGGAAATCGTTGCTAGCACATGAAGGTCCGATACATCTCTGATTATATGGGGGCATTATGCGGGCGTGCCCTTCGATCCTCTGATGAACTCCATGGGGGCAGAGGGACTCACACAGCCCGCAGGAAATGCAGGTATCCTTCCTTTCCACAACGTAGCGGTTTACGAACTTGAGCCTATCGGACGGTATCCAAGAGGACTCTGGTACGCAATCGAAATAATCATTGGTCATCGTTCCCACCTCCTTCTATACTGGAGAAGGCGTCACGATGCGCGTCCTCCTGGAATATGGCGCGACCGGTCTCCCCCCTCAGGCGACGTACCTCGCGTATGCCCATGGCTCCCAGCACCTCCAGTAGTTGGTCTTTCCAGGCACTGCATAGGTTGGTCACTCTGTGCATAACGAACTCTTCCGTCGCCCCTTTCAGGTCGGAAGGGCAATCGTCGCCGCAGGTGACACAGACGCGGCAGCCCAAGGCCACCAACAGCGCCGTTTCCAACGTGACGGCGTCCGCTCCGCAGATAATGCTCTTTGGGACCATCTCTGCCGCGGCCAATCCGCCCGACGATAAGATCGTGATACTATCCCGCAGGCCGGCGGCCACCAGGTGCCGGTGCAGGACGCGCAATGAATCCCTGGCATATTGTCCGCTTTCGTCCATGCCGCTCTCCGCGAAGAGCACGTGTAGTATGTCCGTCTCCCGGGCCATGTCGTTCACGATGGACATCAGCTCCGGGGACGGTCTGACCCTGATCCCCACCAGCAGTCCTGGCCTTTTTTCCTTCAGACCTTGCACCGTAGTCTTCCAATCCGGAGCGTTCTCGATCTCCACCATCCTTATCTGTGGCGGAAGCCGGTCCAGGTCATGCACTTGGGAGATGACCGGCACCAGTGTTTCTGAAGGCGTCCTTACGTTCAGTTTGTCCATCGAACCGATCGGGAGCACCAGCAGGGTGCCCAGTTCCTGTGTCGCTCCGGCGATACCCTTCAGCGCTTCATCGGTGAACTTGATCCGAGAGGCGTCCAGCAGGAATGGCACAGGAAGATCCACGATCGGTCCTATCTGCGTGAGCAGACGTCCCTTTTCGTCGAAAGAGAGCAGGGGAGGTGTGCGTCCTATATCCACGCTGGTGGAGATGAACTCCCGGCCGTGGATACCATCCCTGGTCGGGCGCACTATCTCGGACATATCGGTCCACATGGCGTCATAGCCAGGACCGGCGAACAATCCGCGATAGCCAGCTCCCAGCACCGGGATCTTGCCGCTTTCGGCCTCGTTCCACATGGTGGTCACCCGCAACGGGGTCCAGACCCCTTTTCCCATGGCCTTGAACTCGTCGTTGACCTTGATGGATAACGCCCTCTGGGGACAGTCGACCACGCAGCGGAAGCAGTTCTTGCACAGGGTGCTGTCCGGCTCGGCCATCTTCCGGGGGTCCTGGGGATCCCTCTTGTGCGCCCCGTAGATGCAGGCCCGCTCGCACTTCCCGCAGTTGATGCAGTTATCGGCCCGGCGCACTAGGAACTTGGGCACCGGTCGATGTCGCCCCGAGGTCGGGACGACGTGGACATGATACCGTTCATACACGGCGCTCACCCCTCATTCCGTTCTTGGGCGCTCCCAGCACCAATCCCCGCGACACCATCTCGTCGTAGTGAGAACTGACCTCGGCAACGCGCACGAAACGCTCGATCTCCACCGGGTCCCGACCAAACTTCTTTTCCAGTCTAGCCTCCAGTTCATCGTAGGCAGGTATCAGGTCCAGCTTGGACTGGCACACCTGCTCGCAGGCCTTGCATCTCATGCATAGGAAGGTGCGGTGGGCATGCTCCTTGGTGATCTCCTTGCCCTCGGCCATGGCCTTGACCGTCAGCAGCTTGCCACGGGCGGTGACCCTTTCGTCCTTGGTGAGAGCGTAGGCCGGGCATACGCTGACGCAAGCCCCGCACATAGCGCACTGGTTGGCCATCTCGATGAGGACATCCCTTTTGCGGGGGGACATGACCTTGCGGGAGATGGTGGAAACGGACCTGAGCAGGGGGGCGAGAGGGGC belongs to Methanomassiliicoccales archaeon and includes:
- a CDS encoding glutamate synthase-related protein, which encodes MSAVYERYHVHVVPTSGRHRPVPKFLVRRADNCINCGKCERACIYGAHKRDPQDPRKMAEPDSTLCKNCFRCVVDCPQRALSIKVNDEFKAMGKGVWTPLRVTTMWNEAESGKIPVLGAGYRGLFAGPGYDAMWTDMSEIVRPTRDGIHGREFISTSVDIGRTPPLLSFDEKGRLLTQIGPIVDLPVPFLLDASRIKFTDEALKGIAGATQELGTLLVLPIGSMDKLNVRTPSETLVPVISQVHDLDRLPPQIRMVEIENAPDWKTTVQGLKEKRPGLLVGIRVRPSPELMSIVNDMARETDILHVLFAESGMDESGQYARDSLRVLHRHLVAAGLRDSITILSSGGLAAAEMVPKSIICGADAVTLETALLVALGCRVCVTCGDDCPSDLKGATEEFVMHRVTNLCSAWKDQLLEVLGAMGIREVRRLRGETGRAIFQEDAHRDAFSSIEGGGNDDQ
- a CDS encoding glutamate synthase-related protein gives rise to the protein MTNDYFDCVPESSWIPSDRLKFVNRYVVERKDTCISCGLCESLCPHGVHQRIEGHARIMPPYNQRCIGPSCASNDFHCVTHCPTSSLSVRNSETFSALGDVRWTTDMILATWHMAETGEALPLDHPGNTGTAGGGFDHLHFKLGEVPDKVDYHEFSTAIDLNRKKDGDRRRIAIPVYGGGMSYGSVSLHTMVARAKAAQAWGTYTCSGEGGYPAELVPYKDHVVTQIATGLFGVREETVMRAPIVEFKYAQGAKPGLGGHLLGDKNTPLVAKMREAVPNTSLFSPFPFHSVYSVEDHKKHLDWIASINPRALLSVKVSTPNDVEMVAIGSYYAGAHIVHLDGGYGGTGAAPEIAKKNIAMPIEYAIPKVHKFLTNEGVREDVTLIASGGMRTAMDVAKAIALGADGVVIGTAELVAMGCVRCGNCESGRGCPRGIATTDPVLYLQMDTDWGAQRVINLYSSWRKQWCHLLAALGMTDINELRGRTDLLRYEGDKEVSA